AACTGTGGGAGTGATAGCTAATCAACCCAATATATTGGCAGGATGTTTAGATATAAATGCATCAGATAAAGCATCAAGATTTATAAGAACATGCGATGCTTTTAATATACCTATATTTAACTTTATAGATGTACCTGGATTTTTACCTGGGACATCGCAAGAATATGGTGGCATAATTAGACATGGTGCTAAGATGCTATATGCATATTCTGAAGCTACAGTACCAAAGGTATCTTTGATACTTAGAAAGGCCTATGGAGGATCATATTTGGCTATGTGTAGTAAAGATTTGGGGGCTGATATGGTATTTGCATGGCCCAATGCTGAAATAGCCGTAATGGGACCTCAGGGAGCAGCAAATATAATATTCAAGAAAGAAATACACTCTGCTGATGATTCAATGGCAAAGCGCAATGAAAAGATAAAAGAATATAGGGATACAGTTGCAAACCCATATGTGGCAGCATCTAGAGGTTATGTGGATGATGTAATAGAGCCTTCTACTACAAGACAAAGAGCTATAAGTGCCTTTGATATGCTTTTAAGTAAAAGAGAAGAAAGACCAGCCAAAAAACATGGCAATATACCTCTATAGAAAGATGGTGATGTAAATGTTAGGAGCAAAGGTAACCATGGGAGATGCACTTATGGTTACGGTATTTAGTATGGTTGTAGTATTTATCACACTTTTAATAATATCTTTTATTTTAGATGGTTTTAAGGTTATGTCTAGAGAGAATAAAAAATCTAGAGATGATGGCTCTACTAGAGTATCTGAACCAGATGTATCTAGTCCTAGCTCTCAAGAAGATCCAGAAGAATTAGTTGCGGTTATAGCTGCTGCCATAGCTAAGGAGACCTCAACTGCAATAGAAAATATAAGGATTAAGACTATAAAGAGAGTTGAAAATAATACACCAGTATGGGCAAGAGTTGGAAGACAGCAGATTGAAAAAGGAATAAAGTAATCTATATTAAAAGTTAGGAGGAAATATAATGAAAGAATATAGAATTACCGTAAATGGAAACACATATGATGTGGAAGTAGAGGAAGTAGGTGCTTCACAGAGTAATAGAGAAGTTGTACAGAAGGCCACACCAAGGGCTGATTTTAAACCATCACCTACTAAGACTCCAGCAAAGAAAAAAGCACCAAGTCCAGCACCAACAAAAGGGGGAGAGGGTGTTACAGCTCCTATGCCCGGTGTAATAGTAGATATAAAGGTAAATGAAGGGGATATGGTACAATCTGGAGATGTATTGCTTATCCTTGAGGCAATGAAAATGGAAAATGAAATAGTAGCTCCAAAGGGAGGAAAAGTAACATCTATAAATACTACTAAAGGGGCATCGGTAAACTCTGGAGATATGCTGATATCTATAGAATAGACAGGAATCAAACAAGGAAAGGAAGGTATATCCTATGATAGATATATTAAAAGAGTTTTTAAATAGCACAGGGTTTGCAAGTATGACAGGTAAAGAACTTATTATGATAGTGGTAGCATGTGGTCTTTTATATTTGGCCATAAAGAAAAAGTATGAGCCCTATTTACTTATACCCATAGCCTTTGGAATGCTTTTAGTAAATCTACCAGAGACAGGTTTGATGGAAAAGGGAGGATTACTTAAATTAATATATATAGGAACGGAGCGGGGGCTTTACCCACCATTGATATTCCTATGTGTAGGAGCGGGAACAGATTTTGGACCTCTTATAGCTAATCCAAAGAGTATATTGTTAGGTGCTGCAGCACAATTTGGCATATTTTTCACATTTATAGGGGCAATATTATTTGGTTTTACAGGGCCAGAATCAGCAGCTATAGGTATAATCGGTGGAGCGGATGGTCCCACAGCCATATATCTTACTTCTCAATTGGCTAAAGATTTATTGGGACCTATAGCTGTAGCGGCATATTCATATATGGCTTTGGTACCCATAATACAGCCTCCTATAATGAAGGCATTGACTACAAAAGAGCAGCGAAAAGTAAAGATGGAGCAGTTAAGACCGGTATCAAAAAAAGAAAAGATATTATTTCCAATAGTAGTATCAGTATTTACTATACTATTATTACCATCATCTGCACCCCTTATAGGTATGTTGATGTTTGGTAATCTAATCAAGGAATCAGGGGTTGTACCTAAATTGACTGAAACAGCTCAAAATTCTTTGATGTATATAATAACAATATTATTGGGAATAACAGTAGGAGCTAAGGCTCAAGCAGATATATTTTTGAAGCCTCAAACACTATTTATAGTAGTGTTAGGGTTAGTTGCATTTTCAGTAGGTACAGCTACAGGATTAATATTTGGAAGGGTTATGCATAAGCTAAGTGGAGGAAAAATAAATCCATTGATAGGTGCAGCAGGAGTGTCAGCAGTTCCTATGGCAGCAAGGGTAGTACAAAAGGTTGGACAGCAGGAAAATCCATCAAATTTTTTACTTATGCATGCTATGGGACCTAATGTAGCAGGTGTTATAGGTTCAGCGGTAGCTGCTGGTATATTATTAATGTTTTTCGGATAATGACATAATAATCCCCTGATAGACTAAGCATTACAGTGCATAGTTTAAACAGGGGGTTTTTTATAATTTGGATGGTCGTATTTTTATAAATATAGCAGAAACTATATCAGAGGTATTCCCACTACCGGATTCATCTAATGCTTTAACTGCTAATATATTTGCTTCAGGAGCTATGCCTGAGTATTTACCATTTGATGAATATCCATTTGCGGCTATAATCCCACATACATGGGTTCCATGGCCATTATCATCATATGGAGTCGATTTATCATTTATAAAATCCTTGAATCCTATAATCCTATTATTAGGCTTTGTAAAATCGGAATGAGGAGCTACTCCAGTATCTATAACAGCTACAGTAACGTCATTCCCAGAGAACCCTTGTTCTACTGGAAAATCAACAGATACTGATTTGGAGGCTATATCCATTAGTGCAAAAACCTTAGAATCAAAGGATATATATTCTATATTAGGATCCTTAGAGATCATATTTATTTCATCAATATCCATTTTGCAAGCTAATCCTCTAACTACTGGGAGATTATATTTGACTTTGTCAGACATGTTGAAGGCAATCTTATTATATGTTTTCATATTATTACTTTTAAACCTTATGATCACAGGAACTTGACCCTTTGAACTAGATTTTAATTTTGAACTTATAACAGGGTCCAATTTTGATTGATATCTTTTCATATAATCACCTTCCTATGGTTTAGTCTATGCGGTATCTATATAAAAAGTTATTATAAAAAATATAATAATTTCCAATGAAGTTTACATAATGTTGTGTTATAATATATACGTTCCCTCATATACATATATAGTATAGAAAGGGGGAACTTTTTATGAATAAAAGGAGTCTAATGATACTATTATGTGCATTGGTAGTTTGTATAGTTACTATTTTGGCAGCAATTGATGTAAATTTGATATCTATTGCAAAAACTACTTTAGTTCCTGTTTTTAATAACATAGAAAAGGATAGGATAATAAACAATTTTTCAGATTATGATGAGTTAATAACTGAACATTTTATTATAAAATATGATGATCAACAGCATATAGCTGAACTTACAGGAGAAATATTGGAAAAATACTATGAAGATGTATGCCAAATGTATAGGTACTATCCTGAGAATAAAAGCATTATTTTTATCCATAATGATGAAGATAAACTTTTAGATGCAGTTGGCTTAAATAAAGGCAATGCACCATTAGGTGTATATTATAGTGGCACTATACATGTATTAAATCCCAATCTTTGGGTAAAAGACAATAATAGACTTGAGACAATATACGAGAAAAAAGGGCCCATAGTTCATGAATTTACCCATCTTATAGTAGATGATATAACTAATGGGAATTACCCTATGTGGTTCACTGAGGGGTTGGCATTATATACGGAATATAAACTTACAGGATTTGAGTGGGGAAAAGAAAATATGAATAATCATAAAGTAAATATAAAAGATTTGAATGACAATTTTAATAAACTAGATGTGGATGTAGCGTATAGAAATTCATTTGAACTAGTAAAGGATATAACTGATATATGGGGTTTCAATAAGGTCATTGATATGTTACAATTCTTGGGAGATGGAAATGACATAAGAAAATCTACAAAGGCAGCTTTAAAAATAAATTTTTATGATTTAAAAAATGTAGACAGAAAATAAATATTTTCTGTCTATTATGGTATTAGAGTTATAAAAAACTTTATAACAACAATGGTATCATTTACATTATTCAGTTATAATAAGAATAGAATAATAAATTTAGAGGAAAGTTTTAAGTATTATAGAATAATGTAAAAAGAAAAAGTATAAAAATATAAAGAGGTGGGATATTATGCCTAAGCAAATATTAGTAGTGGATGACGAAAAACCTATAGCAGATATATTGAAATTTAACTTAGAGAAGGAAGGTTACAAAGTAGAGGCTGTTTATGATGGTGAAGCAGCTGTAAACAGTGCATTTGATACTAATCCAGATTTAATTCTTTTAGATATAATGTTACCTAAGAAAGATGGTTTTCAAGTTTTAAAGGAGATAAGGAAGAGTCTTCAAACACCAGTTCTTATGGTTACAGCAAAGGAAGAAGAAGTGGACAAGGTGTTAGGATTAGAGCTAGGAGCTGATGATTATATAACTAAGCCTTTTAGTATTAGAGAGCTTTTAGCTAGAGTGAAAGCAAATATAAGAAGGGGAGAGATATCTGCCAGCACTATTACTGGAGATATAGTATCTTCAGGAGAGTTAAGTATTGATTTAAATAAATATGAGGTTAGAAAGAAGGATAAGGTAATAGAACTTACATTGAGGGAATTTGAACTTCTTAAGTTTTTGGCTACTAGGGCAGAACAAGTGTTTTCAAGGGAACAACTATTGGAAGAGGTATGGGGATATGAGTATTATGGAGATATAAGGACTGTAGATGTAACTGTTAGGAGATTAAGAGAAAAGATAGAAGATAATTCTAGCAGCCCTAAATATGTAATCACTAAAAGAGGTGTAGGGTATTATTTTAGGAGGGCCTAGTATGTTTAAAAGCATAAGATGGAAGTTTATTATTGTTTATTTTTTATTGGTATTTATAGCTATGGCTATAGTTGGAGTATTTATAATAAGGAAATTTGAAGAACACCAAATAAGCCAAACTACTAATTCTATGGAACAGCAAATAGAAAAACTAAAAATATCTACTATAATACAAAAAGATAATTGGGAAGAAGTAAAAGAGGATATACAGGAAACTATAATGGGATGGCCCTCTCCAACTACTGATAGGATTTATATTATAAGTAATTCTGAAGATCCTTCTATTATAGCCACTAATTCCAGTAATATAAGTAAAATTGTAGGAGAAAGTGCCTTTGAAAATAAGAATGTAGATAATGAACTTATATTGTCATCATTAAGTGGTGAAAAGAATTCTAA
This genomic interval from Clostridiisalibacter paucivorans DSM 22131 contains the following:
- a CDS encoding OadG family protein — translated: MLGAKVTMGDALMVTVFSMVVVFITLLIISFILDGFKVMSRENKKSRDDGSTRVSEPDVSSPSSQEDPEELVAVIAAAIAKETSTAIENIRIKTIKRVENNTPVWARVGRQQIEKGIK
- a CDS encoding biotin/lipoyl-containing protein; translation: MKEYRITVNGNTYDVEVEEVGASQSNREVVQKATPRADFKPSPTKTPAKKKAPSPAPTKGGEGVTAPMPGVIVDIKVNEGDMVQSGDVLLILEAMKMENEIVAPKGGKVTSINTTKGASVNSGDMLISIE
- a CDS encoding sodium ion-translocating decarboxylase subunit beta → MIDILKEFLNSTGFASMTGKELIMIVVACGLLYLAIKKKYEPYLLIPIAFGMLLVNLPETGLMEKGGLLKLIYIGTERGLYPPLIFLCVGAGTDFGPLIANPKSILLGAAAQFGIFFTFIGAILFGFTGPESAAIGIIGGADGPTAIYLTSQLAKDLLGPIAVAAYSYMALVPIIQPPIMKALTTKEQRKVKMEQLRPVSKKEKILFPIVVSVFTILLLPSSAPLIGMLMFGNLIKESGVVPKLTETAQNSLMYIITILLGITVGAKAQADIFLKPQTLFIVVLGLVAFSVGTATGLIFGRVMHKLSGGKINPLIGAAGVSAVPMAARVVQKVGQQENPSNFLLMHAMGPNVAGVIGSAVAAGILLMFFG
- a CDS encoding S8 family serine peptidase translates to MKRYQSKLDPVISSKLKSSSKGQVPVIIRFKSNNMKTYNKIAFNMSDKVKYNLPVVRGLACKMDIDEINMISKDPNIEYISFDSKVFALMDIASKSVSVDFPVEQGFSGNDVTVAVIDTGVAPHSDFTKPNNRIIGFKDFINDKSTPYDDNGHGTHVCGIIAANGYSSNGKYSGIAPEANILAVKALDESGSGNTSDIVSAIFIKIRPSKL
- a CDS encoding peptidase MA family metallohydrolase; translated protein: MNKRSLMILLCALVVCIVTILAAIDVNLISIAKTTLVPVFNNIEKDRIINNFSDYDELITEHFIIKYDDQQHIAELTGEILEKYYEDVCQMYRYYPENKSIIFIHNDEDKLLDAVGLNKGNAPLGVYYSGTIHVLNPNLWVKDNNRLETIYEKKGPIVHEFTHLIVDDITNGNYPMWFTEGLALYTEYKLTGFEWGKENMNNHKVNIKDLNDNFNKLDVDVAYRNSFELVKDITDIWGFNKVIDMLQFLGDGNDIRKSTKAALKINFYDLKNVDRK
- the yycF gene encoding response regulator YycF, with the translated sequence MPKQILVVDDEKPIADILKFNLEKEGYKVEAVYDGEAAVNSAFDTNPDLILLDIMLPKKDGFQVLKEIRKSLQTPVLMVTAKEEEVDKVLGLELGADDYITKPFSIRELLARVKANIRRGEISASTITGDIVSSGELSIDLNKYEVRKKDKVIELTLREFELLKFLATRAEQVFSREQLLEEVWGYEYYGDIRTVDVTVRRLREKIEDNSSSPKYVITKRGVGYYFRRA